The genomic interval CCCGATTTTATTTAAGCTTACCCCCGGCTAAAGCCGGGGGCTCCCACCGTGAGCCGCAAGCGGCTCGTCGGTTGGGCAACCTTACCTGATCTCACTGACTTTGCGTTCCTGCAAGCCGCATGTTACACATTTAGGTTTGCCGTTGCTTCACCACACCTTTTGCCGGGGGAGAGACTATGCTGCGATTGCTCTGCGTTACCGCTCATCCTGACGATGAAGCGGGCGGCTTTGGCGGGACCCTGCTGCGTTACGCCAACCGAGGAGTCGAAACTCACGTCATCTGCCTCACCCCAGGCCAGGCGGCTACCAATCGCGGCGGAGCCAGGACCGACGACGAACTTGCGGCCATGCGGCGCACCGAATTTGCCGCTGCCTGCAAGATTCTGAAGGTCAGCCATGGCGAGGTGCTGGACTATCCCGATGCGCGACTGTATCGCCAGGATTTTTACACCGTGGTCGAAGACCTGACGCGACGGGTGCGCAGCATTCAGCCACAGGTGGTGATCACGATGGGACCTGACGGCTCGATTACGGCGCATCCGGACCACTCCATGGTGTCGCTGTTTGCCACCATGGCTTTCCACTGGGCGGGAAGGACGAACCGCTTTCCAGAGCAGCTCAAGCAGGGCCTGGAGGCCCACCAGGCACAGAAGCTGTATTTAATAACATCCGGGTTCACACTGCCCGATCGCGGGCCGGTGCTGGTGCCTCCCATTACTGCTACAGTAGACGTCAGTGAATTCAGTGAAGCCAAAATCGCCGCCTTCAAGGCGCACACCTCGCAATCCCCCCTATTTGCGCGGGTGGAAGACGTAATTCACCGGCGCGGCAGTAAAGAGCATTACCATCTGGCAGCGGCTGCGCAACCGGGTCCACTGGAGCAGGAGACGGACCTGTTTGCTGGAGTCAAAGACGGGTAAATCGGTGCCCCGACCCAAGCCCTATTTATGAAACCAGCTCTAGTAGACGCTGAAACTTGTCTGGATAGTCAGTTTCACTGCAACAGCGATACCTTCTTTGGTGGCCGGAATAAACCGCCAAGTGCGCAAGGTGGCTATGGATTGCTGATCCAGATCGGGCCGTAAAGAACGCTCAACTTGGACATCTCTGACGGTCCCATCAGGATTCACGATGACAGATAGACCTACGATTCCCGAGACCTTCGCGTTGCGGGCAGCGTCGGTATAGCTAGGGTCTGGCGAATAGACGGGAACTGGAGCTGCGACCCCGCATCCGACGCGGTAAACAGGCGTTCCATCGCTCGCGGTCATTAAGACGACACTCTTCTTGGCACAATCGGGTTCGGCGGTTACAAAACCGCGGTAACCAGAAGGTATGTCGAACAACGAAGAGTCAAGAGGGCCTGTTGAGAGCTCGACAATATCGGCAGTGTAGGCGGCTTGCAATCCCTTCGAGCCGCGTGGCACCTTCACCTTAAGCTCAAGAGGAAGCAGGGCAGGACTGAGATTCCCATTTGCCTGCAAGTATTTGTCCGGTGCACTGTAGGAAAGCACACCCAGCCGGTCGGCTTCCGTCGTTGCCGGACATTCCGGCAGATCCGGCAGTTCGGCGTACCAGCCATCTCTCTCCCATCCGACGAATGAAGCGAGCTTACGGTCCGCGGCGCAGGAACCGCCCGGCTCCATTCGCTCGCGAAAGATGATGTGACGAGCGTCGCGGCCGAAGATCTGTTTGTGCTCCTTCTTCTCAATCACCTCACGTTTCCCCTGGACCGTGCAATGGTTCTCGGTTGCAGCGGGCGCCGTCTGCGGAGCGGTATCAGTGGATTGAGGTGGAGCGGGTTGGGATGGAGCCGTGATGGGAGTAATCGTATAGGTTTTTTTCTCAGTGTTCAGTCGAATCGTGCGGAGTTGATCGCATTGTTTGATCACGACAATAGGATTGTTGGGATCCTCCTGGCGTATCCGTTGTCCTTGTACAAATACAATCTGGTCGTGATTGGTTATGCCACCGAGATGAATACGGTATTTGAGATCTGCAAAACAGCTTGAAGAAAGCATCAGAACGGTAATTGCAACCAGCTTCTGCATAAAAATTCCTCTTTCCGGGGTATTTCCCAAATTTCAAATGCTGAAAGCTCTCTTGCTGCTCAATATCCTGAACGACATGCATTATAAGCAGCAGGCTTTCCTCCCAGAACGAAAAAAGGCCCCTGACTTGCAGGAGCCTTACAATTTTTTTCGCCAACTTCTTACTGGGCGTGGGGCCGGATGATGTCGCTTAATACGTCCGGCTTGTTGCGATCGCGTTCCAGATGCGGATACTTATTGCCTTCGTGATAGTCAACCTTGAAGGTGCGATAGTATTCGCCGTTGCGCACCAGCAGCTCCACCGGCGCACTGCC from Terriglobales bacterium carries:
- a CDS encoding PIG-L family deacetylase, which codes for MLRLLCVTAHPDDEAGGFGGTLLRYANRGVETHVICLTPGQAATNRGGARTDDELAAMRRTEFAAACKILKVSHGEVLDYPDARLYRQDFYTVVEDLTRRVRSIQPQVVITMGPDGSITAHPDHSMVSLFATMAFHWAGRTNRFPEQLKQGLEAHQAQKLYLITSGFTLPDRGPVLVPPITATVDVSEFSEAKIAAFKAHTSQSPLFARVEDVIHRRGSKEHYHLAAAAQPGPLEQETDLFAGVKDG
- a CDS encoding energy transducer TonB is translated as MQKLVAITVLMLSSSCFADLKYRIHLGGITNHDQIVFVQGQRIRQEDPNNPIVVIKQCDQLRTIRLNTEKKTYTITPITAPSQPAPPQSTDTAPQTAPAATENHCTVQGKREVIEKKEHKQIFGRDARHIIFRERMEPGGSCAADRKLASFVGWERDGWYAELPDLPECPATTEADRLGVLSYSAPDKYLQANGNLSPALLPLELKVKVPRGSKGLQAAYTADIVELSTGPLDSSLFDIPSGYRGFVTAEPDCAKKSVVLMTASDGTPVYRVGCGVAAPVPVYSPDPSYTDAARNAKVSGIVGLSVIVNPDGTVRDVQVERSLRPDLDQQSIATLRTWRFIPATKEGIAVAVKLTIQTSFSVY